The following proteins are co-located in the Solidesulfovibrio fructosivorans JJ] genome:
- a CDS encoding sigma-54-dependent transcriptional regulator → MSARILVIEDDAAFRAMLLEALSSKGYDPVGVGSAEEGVARARAEAFDLVITDVMLPGMDGIEGLSRIKEASPQSEVIVMTGYSAREKALDAVRLGAYDFFTKPFSLAEMEVVIRRALERRGLVAELARLKSAMAAGRGPVIVGQSPAMRDVVDMVRRVAPLDSTVLITGESGAGKEVVADAVQALSLRADAPFIKVNCAAIPENLLESELFGHEKGAFTGAVALKKGRFELAHGGTIMLDEIGDMPLFLQPKLLRAVEQKQIERVGGSRPIDIDIRIIAATNQDLPTLVAEKKFRADLYYRLSVAAIPLPPLRDRKEDLPLLVGHFLERINPRVGVNLRGVSREGMQLLYACDWPGNVRQLSNVLERAAILSSGDVLTAAEISRALDGAPLRPPEEAREQAPADRIGNLRQTLQDMERGMIVAALRKTGGSQKDAARLLGVSPKNLWNKIQKHRIGTADYAASPAS, encoded by the coding sequence ATGTCTGCGCGTATTCTGGTCATCGAGGACGATGCGGCCTTTCGGGCCATGCTGTTGGAGGCGCTTTCCTCCAAGGGCTACGATCCGGTCGGCGTGGGCTCGGCCGAGGAGGGCGTGGCCCGGGCCCGGGCCGAGGCTTTCGACCTCGTCATCACCGACGTCATGCTGCCCGGCATGGACGGCATCGAGGGCCTTTCCAGAATCAAGGAGGCCAGCCCCCAAAGCGAGGTCATCGTCATGACCGGCTATTCGGCGCGGGAAAAGGCCTTGGACGCGGTCCGGCTCGGGGCCTACGACTTTTTCACCAAGCCCTTTTCCCTGGCCGAAATGGAGGTCGTCATCCGCCGGGCCCTGGAGCGCCGGGGACTGGTGGCGGAGCTTGCCCGCCTCAAGTCGGCCATGGCCGCCGGGCGCGGACCGGTCATCGTGGGCCAGTCGCCGGCCATGCGGGACGTGGTGGACATGGTGCGCCGGGTGGCCCCGCTCGATTCCACGGTGCTCATCACCGGCGAATCCGGCGCGGGCAAGGAGGTGGTGGCCGACGCGGTCCAGGCGCTCAGCCTGCGGGCCGATGCGCCTTTCATCAAGGTCAATTGCGCCGCCATCCCGGAGAACCTGCTGGAATCGGAGTTGTTCGGCCATGAGAAGGGCGCGTTCACCGGCGCGGTGGCGCTTAAAAAGGGCAGATTCGAGCTGGCCCACGGCGGCACCATCATGCTCGACGAAATCGGGGACATGCCGCTTTTCCTCCAGCCCAAGCTGCTGCGCGCCGTGGAGCAAAAGCAGATCGAGCGCGTGGGCGGTTCGCGGCCCATCGACATCGACATCCGCATCATCGCCGCCACAAACCAGGATTTGCCGACCCTGGTCGCCGAAAAGAAATTCCGGGCCGATCTCTACTACCGCCTGAGCGTGGCCGCCATTCCCCTGCCGCCGCTTCGCGACCGCAAGGAGGACCTGCCGCTTCTGGTCGGACATTTTTTGGAGCGCATCAACCCGCGCGTGGGCGTCAATTTGCGCGGCGTCTCCCGCGAGGGCATGCAGCTCCTGTACGCCTGCGACTGGCCAGGCAACGTCCGCCAACTGTCCAACGTTTTGGAGCGGGCGGCCATCCTCAGTTCCGGGGATGTGCTGACCGCGGCGGAGATATCCCGGGCCCTGGACGGAGCGCCCCTCCGTCCGCCCGAGGAAGCGCGGGAGCAGGCTCCCGCCGACCGGATCGGCAACCTGCGCCAGACGCTTCAGGACATGGAGCGCGGCATGATCGTGGCCGCGCTGCGAAAAACCGGCGGCTCCCAGAAAGACGCGGCCAGGCTTTTGGGGGTGAGCCCCAAAAACCTGTGGAATAAGATACAAAAGCATCGCATCGGGACGGCCGATTACGCCGCCTCTCCGGCTTCCTGA